From the genome of Solanum dulcamara chromosome 12, daSolDulc1.2, whole genome shotgun sequence:
TAAATAAAAATTTTTCACTCGTGCATAACGAGTGTATTACACTTTCTATTTTATGTAATCAAAAACCTTAAATAAaatgtttaaaataaataaaatttaattaaaatatctaaataaaaattaatttcaattttaaaggaGATTATCAACTTTTTATACTAGTAGTTTACAAAGAGAGGAACAAATATTCAATACTATAATGTGTTCTTTGCAACCTCTTGTCGCTGCTTTTAATTTGTCCcctgtgatatatatatatatatatatataaagagccAAAGACAGTTCAATTCACTGTGCAGtcacaatatacaaataaaaaattaaataggaAAAGACAAAAGAAGCAGATTCATAAAATCATTTCAAGGCACGCTGGAGCTGTCTAGCTAAGACTTTGAACTGCACAAACTTTAATTTTTTCGTCTCATGTCCAACACATTCTGAACCCTTTTAAATTCtgtgttttttttattattattttttaatttcttaccCGATATACAAAGCCAATATTAAAGCCATAAACTAAATTTGTATCGCGCACTGTAGGATTCATTTGATGATGACGCTTCcaacataattttttctataGCCAATattcaaatctgaaatttttgaTTAAAAATGAAGCAATCTTACCGCTGCACCATAATTTATATTGATAAATTATGTGTTTGTTGCTTTGCAAAGATTATATATTAACCACTCAGATCAATCATTTCATCACGCCATAACTATGTTGTTTACCTTCTTAAAGTGAGTCCATCAAATGTTATTCacttactattttatttttgtaataacTCGCAGatcacacacacaaaaattaaTTCCGTACAGCGGCCAACCCTTAGTTGTTGTAGGCAAGGATTTTTGAACCTGAGAACTTTGTTATAAATGTCCCAAGGCAAAACTATCTGAGTCACCTCTGCATTTCTTGTTCCGAACATATGGTgtaacacttttttttttcttttgtttgatatttgatattcataataattataccagattaaatttaaatttacgatTCAAAGTCCCTCATTAAGGAAAAGTGCTCCAAGAGCGTTCAAATCTAAAAACGGTAACTCTTTATTTGAAATGACAGTTAATTAATTGTACACAAACGGCAAGCAGTTATTTCTgagttgaaaaaataaaatggtcCAACACATCATTTATTTCACAGTTGCAAGTACGTTGGCCAAGACATTTTTACAGTGATCATTCATTACAATGGACCGTATATATAACAGACACCACATGAATGatcaataatgataaaaaacATCAATCATGCAAACAAATTATATAAAGGAACTCTGATTATTGAAATACATTCAGTACGAACTATCGATTATTAATGTAATCTTTTTCTATAGTACAATTTAAAGTAACGAcagtttaacttcaaaaattattctGTGTCTATGTATGTTTGCCGTTTGAAGCAAGCATGTTTTAGCGTTAAACAAGCACCCAACCTATATGCAAATAGTTATAAGAGCTTTCTTGTAACCTCTTAGTGATCCGTCAAGTTCTCAAGTGTAACATAGTCAAAACATAGCAGGATTtctcattatattttttattttctttttttacttgGAGTTCTTGATAGGACTGGTCCActaattcataatttataactaactcaaaatacatatattttttgctcaattttttcaaaataaataaaggagCGGCTGCCCCAAAATATGTAGCCAAGTggttataaattaaatttagaaGTGAGAACcataactggtaaagttgttgccatgtgaccaggaggtcacgggttcaagccttggaaacagcctctggcagaaatgcaaggtaaggttgcgtacaatagacccttgtggtcgggcccttccccggactctgcgcatagcgggagcttaagtgcaccggactATCCTTTTTTTTAAGTGAGAACCATAATTTCAGGAGACAAATTTGGTAGCTAGTCAGGGTCTGCAAGTATGTTAGTTACgagtgaatatatatatatattatgcagaaattaattattctttcttctatttttttacataaaataataaataattttttttatatattagttatgcgcatttttaaattgttaatcaAATGTAGTATTAAATTtagaaagaaatattaaaaataccTCCGAACTTGGCGTAAATTATTTGTTTCGTCCCTGAACTATTGATAGGCTTAAAAACACTCCTCAACTTGAAAACCTAAGCTTACACCCCACCCATTTCATACACCAAAATATGTCATTCACGCGCCACACGTGAAAAATTTAAGTTTAGTTCGTCAACATGAGTAGTGTTTTTAAACTTGTCAATAGTTCAAGAACGAAATCAATAATCCGCATCAAATTCGAGGGTGTTTTTGATACTTCTCTCTTAAATTTATTCATAAATCacttatttctttattattaattataattatttttttatatacttttaaaatttataaattaaataaataaaaataaacatctAACAAAATGCTCGTTGAGATATGGGCCGGGCGGGTTGATGGAAAGGGGCAGAGACTGATGCCAAAActatggaaaaattacttaattgagtattttttaaaaattaattattgattttgacgaaattttttatttattataatttatagcaatatatagcaatattatgataaatatacacttgtattaaaagtgaattatgcatacaatataaatgtattataagtattttaaaatatatattatgtttgtgtagtaagaaattaaaataatgtattataaatttattaaagtatgtgataaatgtattatctatctataaaacttgtattatatatgttttataaataattatctgcaatatgtattaaaactgtattataaatatattataagtgttcactggaaaaaaaaattattgctatagataaatattttttttaatattgtatatttacgTAAGTTTCCCAAAAATAATGCATGACCCGATTAAACAATGCTACAGTTGTCAAGCAAGCAAAAACACGTGCTTCCCAACACCATCATCATACAAACTGAAAGAAAAAATTTATTCAACTTTTTCTAAAAGCACTGAATCACAGAATTGATTCCATAGCTTTCAGGTAAAGAAAGAAACACTTAAATTCAACAACACTAATACTAGCTTTCATCATCATTGTTAGTTATAGCGCTAAACGAAGAAAATTATCCATGTAATTAAACAAGAGTTAATTCCCTGCATATTTACATAATCCATGTAACTGAAATTGTTCTTGAAAGTTGAGGATTACATTACCAGGCAACTTCATTCATTCTTTGATTCGATCGGTTCTGTTTGGCCTGTTGTTACTATGGTGTTTCTTGTTTACAGCTCCGCTGTCTTTTTTCTGAtgcgaagaagaagaagaagaaaacagagGAAACCCAAATACCCCAGATTTAGAAGAACCTCTAAGAGAACTGCATACTGGAACATTCAGAACCGTAGTAACACGAACATTAGCTGAATAAGACCTTTCCACGCCGCCTCCATGTTTGTATCTAGGTCCACCATTGAAGCTGCTTGGACTACTTGAGCTTCTTCCTAAGTTGTGGAAAACTATCTTCCCTGAAGAATTCATGCGAGGACTATCATCAACGGAGAGACCCCGTATAGTACTTGTTGAATCAGCTGGTTGTCTGTGTATTGGACTTCCAGCTGCCAATCTAGTGGGGATAGGATTTTCTGACGATAGAGCTCGATGTTTTACTAATCGTATTCTAGGAGGATTAGGATTACTTGGTTTATCAGAATCAAGGGAAAGCCTAGGAAGATCATCGTGTTCATGGCCGGAAGAGGAAGACGATGAAAGAGATAATCGGGAACTAGAAATTGATATGGACTCGTTATCTGTATCCTTATTGAGCAACGGAAGGTTAAGAGACGAGTCATCAGTGGAGGATGATTTTGAGCTGAGATTGAGGAAGTTCTTCAGAGATTTATGAGCGTTGGAGCTATTGTTTTGAGCTTCGTGCTTATCATTAGGAAATTTCTTCAAGCCTAGAATCTCCCTCCACCGACTAGAACACCTTGGAGCTTTCGGAGAGAATAGATACGGGTCCGTACGAGAAATCTCATTATTTCTCATACGAAGTTTCGGCGTCT
Proteins encoded in this window:
- the LOC129876557 gene encoding uncharacterized protein LOC129876557; the protein is MASACVNNVGMSPENFLDCSPKKYKSYGWLSSRIFNEKKTAEDKPEVLDPEVSVNEKVDFEFRLEDPVKMLPADELFSDGKLVPQLLPTVRPVAASTSAGVRSPETPKLRMRNNEISRTDPYLFSPKAPRCSSRWREILGLKKFPNDKHEAQNNSSNAHKSLKNFLNLSSKSSSTDDSSLNLPLLNKDTDNESISISSSRLSLSSSSSSGHEHDDLPRLSLDSDKPSNPNPPRIRLVKHRALSSENPIPTRLAAGSPIHRQPADSTSTIRGLSVDDSPRMNSSGKIVFHNLGRSSSSPSSFNGGPRYKHGGGVERSYSANVRVTTVLNVPVCSSLRGSSKSGVFGFPLFSSSSSSHQKKDSGAVNKKHHSNNRPNRTDRIKE